Within the Oryzias melastigma strain HK-1 linkage group LG8, ASM292280v2, whole genome shotgun sequence genome, the region AAAATTGCCTACCTGATGGGCCTGAACTCAGCTGACATGCTGAAAGCTGTGTGCTACCCAAGAGTTAAAGTCGGAAATGAGATGGTCACCAAAGGTCAGACTGTCCCACAGGTAAATATAGGcatattatatttatatgaaaacaataaactttgttttttcacaaataaatactTGTCCTGTAGCAAATGGGTTGTGTTAAGGTGCAGCTCAAAGATGTCAGACACAGCAAGAGTGATAGACACATCAGGGCCATGAAACAATTTCAGATGTCTCATCCCTGAAACTTATTCTTCAAGGTCCACAACTCGGTCATGGCCCTGTGCAAGTCTGTCTAtgagaaaatgttcttgtggatgGTCATCCGCATCAATGAGATGTTGGACACAAAGCAGCCAAGACAGTTCTTCATTGGAGTGCTGGACATTGCTGGATTTGAGATCTTTGATGTGAGTAGACGTGGCTGAAAACAAAATTGAACCTTTGAccattagatttttaaaataaactttaaaaaacaaatctatttaCAAGTCAGACTATAGACCTATTTTTATGCTTATAGTTCAACAGCTTGGAGCAGCTCTGCATCAACTTCACCAATGAGAAACTGCAACAGTTTTTCAACCACCACATGTTTGTTCTGGAGCAAGAGGAGTACAAGAAAGAAGGCATTGAATGGGAGTTCATTGACTTTGGCATGGACTTGGCTGCCTGCATTGAGCTTATTGAGAAGGTATCCACTCTAGTGCAGTAGGTGCAAAACTCCATAAAGTGTACAAATGTATGCATGTTGCTTTAAAACACATGCTTAAACATAGATGCAGTTTTTATGCCACTTTACAATGTAAAAACCATGAAGCTAATTTATTTAACTTCTTGTTGCACTAAATAATTCCAGTGCAATCTCCCACTGTGAAATGATAACATGATACAGCATAAACAGTCTTGAAATCTACTTCAACATAAACCAAACTAAATCTGTAATAATTGATGTTAGCAACTTTTATTGACAGATATAGCCTagttgagaaaaataaatttacttcAGTAATTcaggaagatttttttgtataaatatgtTTAACCTCTTATTACATGTCCTCTGTAGCCATTGGGCATCTTCTCCATCCTTGAAGAGGAGTGCATGTTCCCCAAAGCTTCTGATACAACTTTCAAGAACAAGCTGCATGATCAGCATCTTGGCAAGAGCAAAGGTTTTGAGAAGCCTAAACCTGGAAAGGGAAAAGCTGAAGCTCACTTCTCCCTAGTCCACTATGCTGGAACAGTAGATTACAACATCAGTGGCTGGCTGGACAAGAACAAGGACCCACTGAACGACTCAGTGGTGCAGCTCTACCAGAAGTCTGCAAACAAACTGTTGACCCATCTGTATGCAGCCCATTCTTCAACTgaaggtaaaaataaacatatttttaaaaataatgaaaaaatgacaggtgttttatgtatttattttttatttaaaacactgttttcttttgttgttcaTGGTTTACCCCATTTGTataacattctgttttttttgaagaaagGTATCAAGAAATTGTATAAATAACCCTAAATTGggtgattgtaaaaaaaaaattaattctatTAGAtttagtttacaaaataaaatgttttcaacgtTCGATTTCAATCTCTTCTGAAATTAGAATCCTCTGGTAAGAAGGGCGGTAAGAAGAAGGGTGGTTCCTTCCAGACTGTATCAGCTCTTTTCAGGGTATGCATGctttgtgttcttgttttgtgcttaaagtaaaatttaaaatcagatttgttttgtttacacttAAGTCACAAACTTTGCCTTCCTGTAGGAAAACTTGGCCAAGCTGATGACTAACCTAAAAAGCACTCATCCTCATTTTGTGCGTTGTCTGATTCCCAATGAAACAAAGACTCCAGGTGAACAGACTTCCTTTTTAGCATGTGcactgaaaaactgaaaaagaaaaaagtttcatcaaatatttataatcTTTTAGGTCTTATGGAGAACCACTTGGTCATCCACCAGCTGAGGTGTAACGGTGTGCTGGAGGGAatcagaatctgcaggaaagGTTTCCCCAGCAGAATCCTCTATGGTGACTTCAAGCAGAGGTTGGCAATGTTTAATGATATTTAATAAGAATAATcgaacaaaacatttatttttaaagactaaaaCTTGGATATTTTGATTTCAGATACAAAGTATTGAATGCCAGTGTCATCCCTGAGGGACAGTTCATTGACAACAAGAAAGCTTCAGAGAAGCTGCTTGGGTCTATTGATGTTGACCACACTCAGTACAAGTTTGGACATACTAAGGtttagattaaaacatttaaaaatacattttattaaacatcCAATTCCATTAGTATAACCCATGTGTCACTTTAACTTACACAGGTGTTCTTCAAAGCTGGTCTACTGGGTCAGTTGGAGGAGATGAGAGATGAGAAACTGGCTACACTGGTGACCATGACTCAGGCTCTCTGCAGAGCATATGTTATGAGGAAGGAGTTTGTTAAGATGATGCAGAGGAggtagaaaatgaaaatgtattccATTTGTTTCTCATTTGCCTTAATCATTACAATATATTTATAATGGGAATATATTTGTGCACAGAGAGGCAATCTTCACGATCCAGTACAACATCCGCTCCTTCATGAATGTGAAGAACTGGCCATGGCTCAAGCTTTACTTCAAGATTAAGCCTCTGCTGAAGAGCGCTGAGACTgagaaggagctgcagcagatgaAAGAAAACTACGAGAAAATGCAATCTGACCTGGCTACTGCTTTGGCCAAGAAGAAGGAACTGGAGGAGAAAATGGTTTCTCTGCTGCAGGAGAAGAACGACCTGCAGCTTCAAGTGGCTGCTGTAAGTATCAAGTCACTAAGTTTGTATGATACCAAATATAATTGACATATTAACTTGTAAtcttgcttttttaacataatgctGTGGTTAAGATTTCACTTGTCTGCAACAATAGGAAGTGGAGAATCTCGGGGATGCTGAGGAAAGGTGTGAGGGACTCATTAAGAGCAAAATCCAGCTGGAGGCCAAACTCAAAGAGACGACCGAGAGactggaggatgaagaggaaatCAATGCTGAGCTGACTGCCAAGAAGAGGAAGCTGGAGGATGAATGCTCTGAACTGAAGAAGGACATTGATGACTTGGAGCTCACCCTGGCTAAAGTGGAGAAGGAGAAACATGCCACTGAGAACAAGGTTCATGTTAAACTGATGAACATGTCACAAACTGATATTGTTCAAATctatacatttcaaaaatattatattttgtcttttatgatCATCTAAGGTGAAAAATCTAACAGAGGAAATGGCTTCTCAAGATGAGTCCATTGCCAAGCTGACCAAGGAGAAGAAAGCCCTCCAAGAGGCCCATCAACAAACACTGGATGATCTCCAGGCAGAGGAAGACAAAGTCAACACTCTGACCAAAGCCAAGACAAAGCTGGAACAGCAAGTGGATGATGTAAGACAAAAAACTGACCTGTCAAATTTGTCTGAAGTTGATCATTTGAGGAAGTTATTcaacaattaaatatattttctgataGCTTGAAGGTTCATTGGAGCAAGAGAAGAAGCTCCGCATGGATCTTGAGAGAGCCAAGAGGAAGCTGGAAGGAGATCTGAAACTAGCCCAGGAATCCATAATGGATCTGGAAAATGACAAGCAGCAGTCTGAGGAGAAGATCAAGAAGTAAGTAAAAAGGTTTATcttatttgcaaaataaaagtgtgtgtggtcttaaagtaaaaagggacattatttattgaaatccaGGAAGGACTTTGAAATCAGTCAGCTTCTAAGCAAGATTGAGGATGAACAATCCCTTGGTGCTCAGCTTCAGAAGAAGATCAAAGAACTCCAGGTATGATTATTGTCTAGTTTTTTGTGGATTATCCGATcacatacatatttttttatttatcaaaattatcaaattaatcaataaaatcatgtaaaagaAACTGTAATTTTAGAATAGATTTATGCATTATTGAGCAGTCACATTTTGCAATAGTACAATATACAATAGTGCAATATAATAATCCCCATGTTCatattataaacataaatgtaattttaggctCGTATTGAGGAGCTGGAAGAGGAGATTGAGGCTGAGAGAGCTGCTCGGGCCAAAGTAGAGAAGCAGAGAGCTGATCTCTCCAGGGAGCTTGAGGAGATCAGTGAGAGGCTTGAAGAAGCTGGAGGTGCAACAGCTGCTCAGATTGAGATGAACAAGAAGCGTGAAGCTGAGTTCCAGAAGCTGAGGAGAGATCTTGAGGAGTCCACACTGCAGCATGAAGCTACTGCAGCAGCTCTCCGCAAGAAGCAGGCCGACAGCGTTGCAGAGCTGGGAGAGCAGATCGACAACCTGCAGCGCGTCAAGCAGaagctggagaaggagaagagCGAGTACAAGATGGAGATTGATGATCTCAGCAGCAACATGGAGGCTATTGCCAAAGCAAAGGTAAGTTGAAAGAAATAAGATTTTTGCTTTaacaaaattatccaaaattgTAACTTTGTGAACAAGAGAAGTGTTGTGCAAACTAATATTATTGTGATTATTCTTTCTTGTTTGTCATGTAATTGTTTTAGGCCAACTtggaaaaaatgtgcagaacCCTTGAAGACCAATTGAGTGAACTCAAAgccaaaaatgatgaaaatgttcgcCAACTTAATGATGCTACTGTACTAAAGGCAAGACTTCAAACTGAAAATGGTATGTGATCTGACATCAAATTCGTACCAGAATTCAtgaaaaattttcaaaattaaaacgTGTAAATATTTTCAGGTGAGATAACACGCCAgctggaagaaaaagaagctcTTGTCTCCCAGCTGACCAGAGGAAAACAGGCCTTCACTCAGCAAATTGAGGAGCTCAAGAGACACATTGAGGAAGAAGTTAAGGTTAGCATCTCGAAAAAGATCTCCATGATTATCAAAAATCTAAAAGCACATGTTAGAGATATcataaaatctgtgttttatgtttgtaaaagtaaccatttgtaaAAGAGTTGTCTGTAATGACCAAATACagtatttaaaacagttttctgtttgaCCAGCTTTTAAAACCAGTGAAAAAACTTCACCTCTaatgtagtttattttacaTAGGTCAACACTGGATTGAATTGCTTTGACTTACTAAGCACCATCCAGTTCCTCAGTGCACTGGATAGTATCAGTCTCATATTTGGTTCCCAGTAGATGCTGAATGTTTGTAAAtttctatattttcaaaattccttGAGCAGCCACTATTCTCTAGTATTCCGGACACCTTCCAAATGAAGCATCAGCAAATAATGTAACTAGTATCAGGTGGatcagcacatgttagaggttttggagataaagtcagagaggccagactgagatggtttggacatgttcagaggagagacagtgaatatattggtagaaggatgctgagtctagagctgcaggaaagaggtctagaggaagaccaaagaggaggtttatggatgcagtgaatgaagacatgaaggtggctggtgttagagtggaggatgcagaagacaggcttagatggaggaaactgattcgctgtggcgacccctgaagggaaaatccgaaaggaaaagaagaagaagaaatatcaGGTGGATCAGCATTGCtatattgataaataaaaaaaatatctttaaatttgaattcaTGAAGAAACTTGATAATTACTCACTATAAAATAGTTATCTGGTTCTCTCCATTGAAAAAGTGGATTGTGTTTCTGAAGCTGGCTCTATGTATGTTATTAATatgcaattaaaatattttatttcttacatgtgaaattatttttttaggccaagAATGCTCTGGCCCATGCTGTCCAGTCTGCCCGCCATGACTGCGATCTGCTCAGAGAGCAGtttgaggaggagcaggaggccaAAGCTGAGCTGCAGAGAGGAATGTCCAAGGCCAACAGTGAGGTGGCTCAGTGGAGAACCAAATATGAGACTGATGCTATCCAGCGCACTGAGGAACTGGAGGAGGCCAAGTAAGTCACTGCTGTTCAATCATTTCATCaagattacaaatattttattttgttttaaaacattgacAATATCTATTTGCTGCAGGAAAAAGCTTGCCCAGCGCCTCCAGGAGGCTGAGGAGTCCATTGAGGCTGTGAACTCCAAGTGTGCCTCTTTGGAGAAGACCAAGCAGAGGCTGCAGGGTGAAGTGGAGGACCTCATGATTGATGTGGAGAGAGCTAATTCTCTTGCTGTAAATCTGGACAAGAAACAGAGAAACTTTGACAAGGTACAACGTCAATCTGAAAGTTGAAACTAGTAAAACATGCTAGGAAGGTTCATCTACCCCAGTAACAAACCAATAATCAATGGAAAATCTCCAGGTCCTTTCAGAATGGAAGCAGAAGTATGAGGAGAGCCAGGCAGAGCTTGAAGGAGCTTTAAAGGAGGCCCGCTCTCTCAGCACAGAACTGTTCAAGATGAAGAACTCCTACGAGGAGTCCCTGGATCAGTTGGAGACCATGAAGAGGGAGAACAAGAACCTGCAGCGTATGCTCCTATACCTTCACTAGATATTTTTCATGTCCAcagatttttaattaacaaactaaaaaaaactttttttcttatgtgtCTCAGAGGAGATCTCAGACCTGACTGAACAGCTTGGTGAAACAGGAAAGAGTATCCATGAGCTGGAGAAAGCCAAAAAGTCTGTGGagacagaaaaagcagaaatccaAACAGCACTGGAGGAGGCTGAAGTAATTGCAGTTTTGTTTAAGTAGTAGTCATTTTATGTccatttaattattattatttaagaatAATACTTGTTTGAAATAATCCAGGCTCAGATTTATTTGACTCATCTTCATTCCTTTTCTAAtgtataatttacttttttaagggCACTCTAGAACATGAGGAATCCAAGATTCTCAGGGTTCAGCTTGAGCTCAACCAGGTCAAAAGTGAGATTGACCGGAAGCTGGCAGAGAAGGACGAAGAGATGGAACAGATCAAGAGGAACAGCCAGAGGGTGACTGAATCCATGCAGAGCATTCTTGATGCTGAGGTCAGGAGCAGAAATGATGCCCTGAGaatcaagaagaagatggaGGGAGACCTGAATGAGATGGAGATTCAGCTCAGCCACGCCAACAGGCAGGCTGCTGAGGCCCAGAAACAGCTCAGGAATGTTCAGGGACAACTCAAGGTCAGTTTAAGGTTAATGCAATCCATAGCAGGTGTATAATGTGAACACAGGTTATGTTTTCTGTTATCGTTGTTTTCAGGATGCCCAACTGCACCTTGATGATGCTCTGAGAGCACAGGAAGACATGAAGGAGCAGGTTGCCATGGTGGAGCGCAGGAATGGTCTGATGATGGCTGAGATTGAGGAGCTGAGAGCCGCTCTGGAGCAGACAGAGAGAGGACGCAAAGTGGCTGAACAGGAGCTGGTTGATGCCAGTGAACGTGTTGCACTGCTTCACTCCCAGGTTGATATTTAACAAtttataaaaactgaataaaataaagatttaaaacacagatttaaaaataaatttcccATGCATCTCTTCAGAACACAAACCTTCTGAACACCAAGAAGAAGATGGAGTCTGACCTTGTTCAGGTTCAGGGTGAGGTAGAAGAAGCTATCCAAGAAGCAAGAAATGCAGAGGAGAAAGCCAAAAAGGCCATTACTGATGTAAGATAACAcctgggggggaaaaaaaggataaatttcttgcatttttcaaGAACGATCATTTTTTTCAGGCAGCCATGATGGCCGAGGAGCTAAAGAAGGAGCAAGACACCAGCGCTCATctggagaggatgaagaagaaccTGGAGGTCACTGTAAAGGACCTGCAGCACCGTCTGGATGAAGCTGAGAACCTGGCTATGAAGGGTGGAAAGAAGCAGCTCCAGAAACTGGAGATTAGGGTATTTTCTTGTAGCCCTAATAATTATTAATTGTATAAAATTTGATAAtgataatttgataaaaaaaactcaatttttaattttagtaatCTTATATGTACCTTTATACAATTGGATTGTAGGTCCGTGAGCTTGAAGCAGAAGTAGAAGGTGAGCAGAAACGTGGAGCTGAAGCCATTAAAGGAGTCCGCAAATATGAGAGGAGAGTAAAGGAGCTCACATACCAGGTGTGTCAATGTCTTCAAGTACTTATAATCCATAGCTGCTGttattatgtatttgttttaaaaatatttactctgTGTAGACCGAGGAGgacaagaaaaacatgaacaggCTTCAGGATCTGGTGGACAAGCTACAGCTCAAAGTCAAGGCTTACAAAAGACAGGCTGAGGAGGCTGTGAGTGAATGATTATTTAcggcaggttttttttattgatcaaaTAACAGTTTATGTCAGGATTAACATTTTGAACTTTCCCTTCTAGGAGGAGCAGGCCAACACCCACATGTCCAGATTCAGAAAGGTCCAGCATGAACTGGAAGAAGCTCAGGAGCGTGCTGACATCGCTGAGTCCCAGGTCAACAAGCTGAGAGCCAAGAGCCGTGAAGTTGGAAAGgtaattttataaatgtaaatagtGGATCATGGATTGTTATTTTAAGAGGACAGAGAGCTAACCTTcaaatttaccattttaaatGATATTACCTCTTAAGGGATGTGACATAATGTGGCATTTTATATTCATCacacctttatttaaaatgtgttttcaaattaGCTTCCGTCAGGCTCCAAATGCACCACAGTAAGCTACAACAATTGGCAAGCCATTTTGCATTGTGTTGAGTATTGTAGGCGTGACACTGACCCCTGAAATAGTGAGACAGTTAGTGTTGTGGAATTACAATTGGATTCACATAAGCCAATAACCATTGCAAGAATTCAGCCACTCTCTTGTGGCTACTTGTTGGCTCTGAGGTAGCTAAGTGCCCAGAGAGTTCAGCAATGTGAGAGCCAGTAAAAGTTATGAGAATCTCATCCCATCTAAATTTATGGCCAGTTCTTCCCATTGCCAAGAGAGTCCATTAGTAAGCATTGTGTTGACTGGTTTATTTGAAAGGCAGCCAAATCCACCGAAAGGGAATGAAGTCCAGCTAAAGCAGCTGAATTCTTGAAAACTTGCCATTCTGTAAAgcaatatcattttttattaatgttttttttttcttttctcttcagtCGGAGGCAGAATAGAAGAAAGCAGCTGATGGACCATTTAACAGtgttcataaaatatgaatCATCTGTTATTTgtatacaataaatatttttaacctaacTTTGGACtgttctttctttatttctgtcaaCTTTTTAGACACACACAAcactttaaattgaattaagaATAAgtatgtaagtaaaaaaaagtttctcataGACGGGTAAAATGCATTTACAAAggagtcaaaaataaaaccaaattacACTTGTAACAGACTTGTAATATTCACACCATGAAACTAAAACCTATtctaaaattgatttaattgaattaaaagaataaaaaaatgaccatcCAATGTCCAggataaataaatgtcaacCTGACCTTCAAAAGACTTTATTATGCATAAGAACTATATTTAGGATATTTCAATTTAATATATAGGATTTAAAAACTGCAGCTCCTATAGGTCTTTGccactacaaaaaaaaacaaagaatatatACATAATGTCACACATTAAATAATGGAGAAACCCAATgagcaaaacagaaacatttatggaaaaaagtAAGTAATTTAGGCCTCCTGGTGTATGTGAATTATTgcagtaatacatttttttgacccAGGGGCTCACCATGTACCCATCAGGGTTCTTAAATATGTTAAGGAAAGACCCCACCAAATAAGTTTCCAGTGTTAAGATAAAGAAACTATATCATGTAGCGATTCAGCCACTGTCCTTTAAACACAACTGTCTATATTCTGAGTGTCCATTTGATGAGTTTAAAAGCTAAACATGctaagtaaaaatgaaaacaatcaattgttttctttaactgAGCCTTGAGACAGTTTTAACATCTCCATACTAAATTATCCTACCATTTGTTCCTCTGTCTCCTGAAGGAAACCTAACACTCTTTAAATCCTCTGAGTCTCTTCCGCACAAGACGCGTTTGTCatgttttcttcactttgaagGCTTTGTGAGCTATAAACAACTACAGACTTAGAGCCATGTAAGGAGCAGGTCTCATGACCATCTGTTAGCATCCGAGCACATCTTGGCTTTCTAAAAACATCTTCTTGTTCCATTCAACAGTCTAATTAACAACAGAGTTGTTAAATAGCAGCAAGGTCACTTGCAAAGACACATAGAACACTGTCTTGTTTTAGTaatacaaatgaaagaaaaatcagattttgacatttctttagTGAAAACAAAGTACATAAGCAAGAAAGGTAACagtgggaaaataaaaatagaaagaaaaagctgTAAGTCATGATCATGATGTGTGAGTTTGATCATCATAGTGATCTAAATAGGGGTGAGCCTAGTTTAATGATCTTATTTTCATTCGCTTTTTGCAGGAATTCTGTTACTG harbors:
- the LOC112146866 gene encoding myosin heavy chain, fast skeletal muscle, producing the protein MSTDAEMEQYGPASVFLRKPERERIEAQNTPFDAKTAYFVVDPDELYVKCKVVKKEGGKVTVETDGGKTVTVKEDDIHPRNPPKFDKIEDMAMMTHLNEPCVLYNLKDRFASWMIYTYSGLFCVVVNPYKWLPVYDAVVVAAYRGKKRIEAPPHIFSISDNAYQFMLTDRENQSILITGESGAGKTVNTKRVIQYFATIAALGGKKEQSSGKMQGSLEDQIVAANPLLEAYGNAKTVRNDNSSRFGKFIRIHFGSSGKLASADIETYLLEKSRVTFQLSAERSYHIFYQLMTGHKPELLEALLITTNPYDYPMISQGEISVKSINDVEEFIATDTAIDILGFTGDEKINIYKLTGAVMHHGNMKFKQKQREEQAEPDGTEVADKIAYLMGLNSADMLKAVCYPRVKVGNEMVTKGQTVPQVHNSVMALCKSVYEKMFLWMVIRINEMLDTKQPRQFFIGVLDIAGFEIFDFNSLEQLCINFTNEKLQQFFNHHMFVLEQEEYKKEGIEWEFIDFGMDLAACIELIEKPLGIFSILEEECMFPKASDTTFKNKLHDQHLGKSKGFEKPKPGKGKAEAHFSLVHYAGTVDYNISGWLDKNKDPLNDSVVQLYQKSANKLLTHLYAAHSSTEESSGKKGGKKKGGSFQTVSALFRENLAKLMTNLKSTHPHFVRCLIPNETKTPGLMENHLVIHQLRCNGVLEGIRICRKGFPSRILYGDFKQRYKVLNASVIPEGQFIDNKKASEKLLGSIDVDHTQYKFGHTKVFFKAGLLGQLEEMRDEKLATLVTMTQALCRAYVMRKEFVKMMQRREAIFTIQYNIRSFMNVKNWPWLKLYFKIKPLLKSAETEKELQQMKENYEKMQSDLATALAKKKELEEKMVSLLQEKNDLQLQVAAEVENLGDAEERCEGLIKSKIQLEAKLKETTERLEDEEEINAELTAKKRKLEDECSELKKDIDDLELTLAKVEKEKHATENKVKNLTEEMASQDESIAKLTKEKKALQEAHQQTLDDLQAEEDKVNTLTKAKTKLEQQVDDLEGSLEQEKKLRMDLERAKRKLEGDLKLAQESIMDLENDKQQSEEKIKKKDFEISQLLSKIEDEQSLGAQLQKKIKELQARIEELEEEIEAERAARAKVEKQRADLSRELEEISERLEEAGGATAAQIEMNKKREAEFQKLRRDLEESTLQHEATAAALRKKQADSVAELGEQIDNLQRVKQKLEKEKSEYKMEIDDLSSNMEAIAKAKANLEKMCRTLEDQLSELKAKNDENVRQLNDATVLKARLQTENGEITRQLEEKEALVSQLTRGKQAFTQQIEELKRHIEEEVKAKNALAHAVQSARHDCDLLREQFEEEQEAKAELQRGMSKANSEVAQWRTKYETDAIQRTEELEEAKKKLAQRLQEAEESIEAVNSKCASLEKTKQRLQGEVEDLMIDVERANSLAVNLDKKQRNFDKVLSEWKQKYEESQAELEGALKEARSLSTELFKMKNSYEESLDQLETMKRENKNLQQEISDLTEQLGETGKSIHELEKAKKSVETEKAEIQTALEEAEGTLEHEESKILRVQLELNQVKSEIDRKLAEKDEEMEQIKRNSQRVTESMQSILDAEVRSRNDALRIKKKMEGDLNEMEIQLSHANRQAAEAQKQLRNVQGQLKDAQLHLDDALRAQEDMKEQVAMVERRNGLMMAEIEELRAALEQTERGRKVAEQELVDASERVALLHSQNTNLLNTKKKMESDLVQVQGEVEEAIQEARNAEEKAKKAITDAAMMAEELKKEQDTSAHLERMKKNLEVTVKDLQHRLDEAENLAMKGGKKQLQKLEIRVRELEAEVEGEQKRGAEAIKGVRKYERRVKELTYQTEEDKKNMNRLQDLVDKLQLKVKAYKRQAEEAEEQANTHMSRFRKVQHELEEAQERADIAESQVNKLRAKSREVGKSEAE